Proteins encoded within one genomic window of Gadus chalcogrammus isolate NIFS_2021 chromosome 6, NIFS_Gcha_1.0, whole genome shotgun sequence:
- the mtmr3 gene encoding myotubularin-related protein 3 isoform X1, which translates to MEEEGQQSLECVQANQFFPKKSPVLEEENMQVPFSQLHGEFTEYVGRAEDAIIAMSNYRLHIKFKESVVNMSCCCEVSVPLQLIDNVECRDIFQLHVTCKDCKVVRCQFSTLEQCQEWLKRLSAAGRPPSSLEHLFSFAFHAWCMDVYAGEKEQHGELCRPGEHVTSWFKNEVERMGFDTQNAWRISDINSRFRLCSSYPQQLLVPAWITDKELENVAAFRSWKRFPAVVYRHVTTGAVIARCGQPEVSWWGWRNADDEHLVQSIAKACAVDGISRKHQANGGYSNGTALPDTDFESSLTNNSEVETLAIQPHKLLILDARSYAAAVANRAKGGGCECPEYYPNCEVVFMGMANIHSIRKSFQSLRFLCTQMPDPANWLSALESTKWLQHLSLLLKAALLAVNAVHRDHRPVMVHCSDGWDRTPQIVALSKMLLDPYYRTIEGFQVLVETDWLDFGHKFADRCGHGENSEDVNERCPVFLQWLDCVHQLQRQFPCSFEFNEAFLVKLVQHAYSCLFGTFLCNSGKEREDRHVQERTCSVWSLLRSGNRALCNMLYSSQSETVLHPVCHVRNLMLWTAVYLPSSSPTTPSDDSCAHYPAPGSSPEEATLGRRPKTRSFDNLPSACELGSMAAPNRRSSDPSLNEKWQDHRRSLELSCVTAGPDGGAGGPEDLEDQTDGPMYADTAEPEPQPEERGPRPQRPQSPGVPVAGPPERQEAELSVAPGVAEGQMENILREATKEEAAAAVAAAVHRERGVAQVVSNGDTDMGKGIESEERDEKRAEVDGGTENQSEPLCNGHPEEDVVLASAAEGGFPGVPPLPASTSEETVRMQQSLEADVGRILEELVKQVMDGCTEPQPQGQSAWPLEPEDAASHRTHTNGCLVGTLVEPGLSCHCGEPPKPLVPANKTASLMESSTETLTDEPCGTLEPAAPSPPGPQTSKPLPQPARMNGLEARQQPAVARTPSGAHKRPSLSAFQSTNGEGLCNGEEPCNGAPAWAKAAAERGPLSRQASLASGGSLGPQPRGFCPHRCTHMPAGRPAGSPEQQSRLHLDDDGLTLHPDAIQQRLRQMEACHQKEVESLKRQMQELRTRLENQQHGGCPRLNGDQGDEGTSIMDSEYNMDPNCLSRCSTELLSEASWEQVDKTDAEVTRWYPDHLAAQCYRCESRFWLASRKHHCSGREPVQEVWNCGNVFCASCCDQKIPVPSQQLFEPSRVCKSCYGNLTPCPGMGPRLAPSLGPLDVEQDQGITVSSD; encoded by the exons ATG gaggaggaggggcagcagAGCCTGGAGTGCGTCCAGGCCAACCAGTTCTTCCCCAAGAAGTCCCCTGTCCTGGAGGAAGAGAACATGCAG GTTCCCTTCTCCCAGCTGCATGGTGAGTTCACGGAGTATGTGGGGAGAGCGGAGGACGCCATCATCGCCATGTCCAACTACCGGCTCCATATCAAGTTCAAGGAGTCTGTGGTCAAT atgagttgttgttgtgaggTGTCT GTGCCTCTGCAGCTGATTGATAACGTGGAGTGCCGGGACATCTTCCAGCTGCACGTCACCTGTAAGGACTGTAAGGTGGTCAG GTGCCAGTTCTCCACCCTAGAGCAGTGCCAGGAGTGGCTGAAGCGGCTGAGTGCGGCGGGACGGCCCCCATCCAGCCTGGAGCACCTCTTCTCTTTCGCTTTCCACGCCTGGTGCATGGACGTCTACGCCGGGGAGAAGGAGCAGCACGGCGAGCTCTGCAGGCCAG GCGAACACGTGACGTCCTGGTTCAAGAACGAGGTGGAGCGGATGGGCTTCGACACCCAGAACGCCTGGAGGATATCAGACATCAACAGTAGATTCAG GCTGTGCTCCAGCTACCCCCAGCAGCTGCTGGTCCCAGCCTGGATCACCGACAAGGAGCTGGAGAATGTGGCCGCATTCCGGTCGTGGAAGAGGTTTCCAGCTGTGGTGTACAG GCACGTGACCACGGGGGCGGTGATCGCTCGCTGCGGCCAGCCTGAGGTGAGCTGGTGGGGCTGGAGGAATGCAGACGACGAGCACCTGGTTCAGTCCATCGCCAAGGCATGCGCTGTGGACGGCATCAGCCGAAAGCATCAGGCCAACGGCGGCTACAGCAACGGCACCGCACTGCCCGATACGGACTTCG AGTCGTCCCTGACCAACAACTCTGAGGTGGAGACGCTGGCCATCCAGCCCCACAAGCTGCTGATCCTGGACGCCCGGTCCTACGCCGCCGCCGTGGCCAACCGCGCCAAGGGGGGAGGCTGCGAGTGTCCAG AGTACTACCCCAACTGTGAGGTGGTATTCATGGGCATGGCCAACATCCACTCCATTCGCAAGAGTTTCCAGTCCCTTCGTTTTCTCTGCACCCAGATGCCTGATCCAGCCAA ctgGCTGTCGGCCCTGGAGAGCACCAAGTGGCTGCAGCACCTGTCCCTGCTGCTGAAGGCGGCGCTGCTGGCGGTCAACGCCGTGCACCGCGACCACCGGCCCGTCATGGTGCACTGCTCCGACGGCTGGGATCGCACACCCCAGATCGTGGCGCTCTCCAAGATGCTCCTGGACCCGTACTACCGCACCATCGAG ggCTTCCAGGTCCTGGTGGAGACGGACTGGCTGGACTTCGGCCACAAGTTCGCCGACCGCTGCGGCCACGGGGAGAACTCTGAGGACGTGAACGAGCGCTGCCCGGTCTTCCTGCAGTGGCTGGACTGCGTGCACCAGCTGCAGAGGCAGTTCCCCTGCTCCTTCGAGTTCAACGAGGCCTTCCTG gtgaagCTGGTGCAGCACGCCTACTCGTGTCTGTTCGGCACGTTCCTGTGCAACAGCGGTAAGGAGCGGGAGGACCGCCACGTGCAGGAGAGGACCTGCTCCGTCTGGTCCCTGCTGCGCAGCGGCAACCGCGCGCTGTGCAACATGCTCTACTCCTCGCAGTCCGAGACG GTGCTGCACCCGGTGTGCCACGTGCGTAACCTGATGCTCTGGACGGCCGTCTACCTGCCCAGCTCCTCCCCCACAACGCCCAGCGACGACTCGTGCGCGCATTACCCTGCGCCCGGCTCCAGCCCGGAGGAAGCAACTCTCGGAAG ACGCCCCAAGACCCGCTCCTTCGACAACCTGCCCAGCGCCTGCGAGCTCGGCAGCATGGCTGCCCCCAACCGGCGCTCCAGCGACCCCAGCCTCAACGAGAAGTGGCAGGACCACCGGCGCTCCCTGGAGCTCAGCTGCGTCACCGCGGGGCCCGACGGCGGAGCGGGGGGCCCGGAGGACCTGGAGGACCAGACCGACGGTCCGATGTACGCGGACACGGCCGAACCCGAGCCCCAGCCGGAGGAACGGGGACCCAGGCCGCAGCGGCCGCAGTCGCCCGGCGTCCCGGTGGCGGGGCCCCCGGAGCGGCAGGAGGCGGAGCTGTCGGTGGCGCCGGGCGTGGCGGAGGGCCAGATGGAGAACATCCTGCGAGAGGCCAccaaggaggaggcggcggcggcggtggcggcggccgtcCACAGAGAGAGGGGCGTGGCTCAGGTCGTCTCCAACGGAGACACAGACATGGGGAAAGGTATAGAAAGTGAAGAGAGAGACGAGAAGCGTGCAGAGGTTGATGGCGGAACGGAGAATCAGAGTGAGCCGCTGTGCAACGGCCACCCTGAAGAGGATGTGGTGCTGGCGTCGGCAGCGGAGGGGGGTTTCCCAGgcgtccctcccctccctgccagTACGTCAGAGGAAACGGTGCGGATGCAGCAGAGCCTGGAGGCTGACGTGGGTAGGATCTTAGAAGAGCTGGTCAAGCAGGTGATGGACGGTTGTACTGAGCCACAGCCACAGGGGCAGTCAGCATGGCCTCTTGAGCCAGAGGACGCTGCATCCCACAGAACTCACACCAACGGCTGCCTTGTTGGCACCTTGGTAGAGCCGGGGCTCAGCTGTCACTGTGGCGAGCCCCCCAAGCCCCTGGTGCCGGCCAATAAGACTGCGTCTCTCATGGAGAGCTCCACCGAGACTCTGACGGACGAGCCTTGCGGTACGCTGGAGCCAGCGGCGCCGTCGCCGCCCGGCCCCCAGACGAGCAAACCCCTGCCCCAGCCCGCCAGGATGAACGGCCTGGAGGCCAGGCAGCAGCCGGCGGTCGCCAGGACTCCCAGCGGGGCCCACAAGCGGCCCTCCCTCAGTGCCTTCCAGTCCACCAACGGCGAGGGGCTGTGCAACGGCGAGGAGCCCTGCAACGGGGCCCCCGCCTGGGCCAAGGCGGCCGCCGAGCGGGGCCCGCTGAGCAGGCAGGCCTCTCTGGCTAGCGGCGGCTCCCTGGGCCCGCAGCCCCGCGGCTTCTGCCCGCACCGCTGCACCCACATGCCCGCGGGCCGCCCGGCCGGCAGCCCCGAGCAGCAGTCCCGCCTGCACCTGGACGACGACGGGCTGACGCTGCACCCCGACGCCATCCAGCAGCGGCTGCGGCAGATGGAGGCGTGCCaccagaaggaggtggagagccTGAAGAGGCAGATGCAGGAGCTGCGCACGCGGCTGGAGAACCAGCAGCACGGGGGCTGCCCGCGGCTCAACGGAGACCAGGGAGACGAAGGG ACCTCCATTATGGACTCAGAGTACAACATGGATCCCAACTGCCTGTCCCGCTGCAGTACGGAGCTGCTGTCGGAGGCCAGCTGGGAGCAGGTGGACAAGACGGACGCGGAG GTGACCCGCTGGTACCCAGACCACCTCGCCGCCCAATGCTACCGCTGTGAGAGCCGCTTCTGGCTGGCCAGCAGGAAGCATCACTGcag TGGAAGAGAGCCTGTCCAGGAGGTCTG gaACTGCGGTAACGTGTTCTGCGCCAGCTGCTGCGATCAGAAGATCCCCGTGCCAAGCCAGCAGCTGTTCGAGCCCAGCCGCGTGTGCAAGTCCTGCTATGGCAACCTGACGCCCTGCCCCGGCATGGGCCCCCGCCTGGCCCCGAGTCTGGGCCCCCTGGACGTGGAGCAGGACCAGGGCATCACAGTCAGCTCAGACTAA
- the mtmr3 gene encoding myotubularin-related protein 3 isoform X5 encodes MEEEGQQSLECVQANQFFPKKSPVLEEENMQVPFSQLHGEFTEYVGRAEDAIIAMSNYRLHIKFKESVVNVPLQLIDNVECRDIFQLHVTCKDCKVVRCQFSTLEQCQEWLKRLSAAGRPPSSLEHLFSFAFHAWCMDVYAGEKEQHGELCRPGEHVTSWFKNEVERMGFDTQNAWRISDINSRFRLCSSYPQQLLVPAWITDKELENVAAFRSWKRFPAVVYRHVTTGAVIARCGQPEVSWWGWRNADDEHLVQSIAKACAVDGISRKHQANGGYSNGTALPDTDFESSLTNNSEVETLAIQPHKLLILDARSYAAAVANRAKGGGCECPEYYPNCEVVFMGMANIHSIRKSFQSLRFLCTQMPDPANWLSALESTKWLQHLSLLLKAALLAVNAVHRDHRPVMVHCSDGWDRTPQIVALSKMLLDPYYRTIEGFQVLVETDWLDFGHKFADRCGHGENSEDVNERCPVFLQWLDCVHQLQRQFPCSFEFNEAFLVKLVQHAYSCLFGTFLCNSGKEREDRHVQERTCSVWSLLRSGNRALCNMLYSSQSETVLHPVCHVRNLMLWTAVYLPSSSPTTPSDDSCAHYPAPGSSPEEATLGRRPKTRSFDNLPSACELGSMAAPNRRSSDPSLNEKWQDHRRSLELSCVTAGPDGGAGGPEDLEDQTDGPMYADTAEPEPQPEERGPRPQRPQSPGVPVAGPPERQEAELSVAPGVAEGQMENILREATKEEAAAAVAAAVHRERGVAQVVSNGDTDMGKGIESEERDEKRAEVDGGTENQSEPLCNGHPEEDVVLASAAEGGFPGVPPLPASTSEETVRMQQSLEADVGRILEELVKQVMDGCTEPQPQGQSAWPLEPEDAASHRTHTNGCLVGTLVEPGLSCHCGEPPKPLVPANKTASLMESSTETLTDEPCGTLEPAAPSPPGPQTSKPLPQPARMNGLEARQQPAVARTPSGAHKRPSLSAFQSTNGEGLCNGEEPCNGAPAWAKAAAERGPLSRQASLASGGSLGPQPRGFCPHRCTHMPAGRPAGSPEQQSRLHLDDDGLTLHPDAIQQRLRQMEACHQKEVESLKRQMQELRTRLENQQHGGCPRLNGDQGDEGTSIMDSEYNMDPNCLSRCSTELLSEASWEQVDKTDAEVTRWYPDHLAAQCYRCESRFWLASRKHHCRNCGNVFCASCCDQKIPVPSQQLFEPSRVCKSCYGNLTPCPGMGPRLAPSLGPLDVEQDQGITVSSD; translated from the exons ATG gaggaggaggggcagcagAGCCTGGAGTGCGTCCAGGCCAACCAGTTCTTCCCCAAGAAGTCCCCTGTCCTGGAGGAAGAGAACATGCAG GTTCCCTTCTCCCAGCTGCATGGTGAGTTCACGGAGTATGTGGGGAGAGCGGAGGACGCCATCATCGCCATGTCCAACTACCGGCTCCATATCAAGTTCAAGGAGTCTGTGGTCAAT GTGCCTCTGCAGCTGATTGATAACGTGGAGTGCCGGGACATCTTCCAGCTGCACGTCACCTGTAAGGACTGTAAGGTGGTCAG GTGCCAGTTCTCCACCCTAGAGCAGTGCCAGGAGTGGCTGAAGCGGCTGAGTGCGGCGGGACGGCCCCCATCCAGCCTGGAGCACCTCTTCTCTTTCGCTTTCCACGCCTGGTGCATGGACGTCTACGCCGGGGAGAAGGAGCAGCACGGCGAGCTCTGCAGGCCAG GCGAACACGTGACGTCCTGGTTCAAGAACGAGGTGGAGCGGATGGGCTTCGACACCCAGAACGCCTGGAGGATATCAGACATCAACAGTAGATTCAG GCTGTGCTCCAGCTACCCCCAGCAGCTGCTGGTCCCAGCCTGGATCACCGACAAGGAGCTGGAGAATGTGGCCGCATTCCGGTCGTGGAAGAGGTTTCCAGCTGTGGTGTACAG GCACGTGACCACGGGGGCGGTGATCGCTCGCTGCGGCCAGCCTGAGGTGAGCTGGTGGGGCTGGAGGAATGCAGACGACGAGCACCTGGTTCAGTCCATCGCCAAGGCATGCGCTGTGGACGGCATCAGCCGAAAGCATCAGGCCAACGGCGGCTACAGCAACGGCACCGCACTGCCCGATACGGACTTCG AGTCGTCCCTGACCAACAACTCTGAGGTGGAGACGCTGGCCATCCAGCCCCACAAGCTGCTGATCCTGGACGCCCGGTCCTACGCCGCCGCCGTGGCCAACCGCGCCAAGGGGGGAGGCTGCGAGTGTCCAG AGTACTACCCCAACTGTGAGGTGGTATTCATGGGCATGGCCAACATCCACTCCATTCGCAAGAGTTTCCAGTCCCTTCGTTTTCTCTGCACCCAGATGCCTGATCCAGCCAA ctgGCTGTCGGCCCTGGAGAGCACCAAGTGGCTGCAGCACCTGTCCCTGCTGCTGAAGGCGGCGCTGCTGGCGGTCAACGCCGTGCACCGCGACCACCGGCCCGTCATGGTGCACTGCTCCGACGGCTGGGATCGCACACCCCAGATCGTGGCGCTCTCCAAGATGCTCCTGGACCCGTACTACCGCACCATCGAG ggCTTCCAGGTCCTGGTGGAGACGGACTGGCTGGACTTCGGCCACAAGTTCGCCGACCGCTGCGGCCACGGGGAGAACTCTGAGGACGTGAACGAGCGCTGCCCGGTCTTCCTGCAGTGGCTGGACTGCGTGCACCAGCTGCAGAGGCAGTTCCCCTGCTCCTTCGAGTTCAACGAGGCCTTCCTG gtgaagCTGGTGCAGCACGCCTACTCGTGTCTGTTCGGCACGTTCCTGTGCAACAGCGGTAAGGAGCGGGAGGACCGCCACGTGCAGGAGAGGACCTGCTCCGTCTGGTCCCTGCTGCGCAGCGGCAACCGCGCGCTGTGCAACATGCTCTACTCCTCGCAGTCCGAGACG GTGCTGCACCCGGTGTGCCACGTGCGTAACCTGATGCTCTGGACGGCCGTCTACCTGCCCAGCTCCTCCCCCACAACGCCCAGCGACGACTCGTGCGCGCATTACCCTGCGCCCGGCTCCAGCCCGGAGGAAGCAACTCTCGGAAG ACGCCCCAAGACCCGCTCCTTCGACAACCTGCCCAGCGCCTGCGAGCTCGGCAGCATGGCTGCCCCCAACCGGCGCTCCAGCGACCCCAGCCTCAACGAGAAGTGGCAGGACCACCGGCGCTCCCTGGAGCTCAGCTGCGTCACCGCGGGGCCCGACGGCGGAGCGGGGGGCCCGGAGGACCTGGAGGACCAGACCGACGGTCCGATGTACGCGGACACGGCCGAACCCGAGCCCCAGCCGGAGGAACGGGGACCCAGGCCGCAGCGGCCGCAGTCGCCCGGCGTCCCGGTGGCGGGGCCCCCGGAGCGGCAGGAGGCGGAGCTGTCGGTGGCGCCGGGCGTGGCGGAGGGCCAGATGGAGAACATCCTGCGAGAGGCCAccaaggaggaggcggcggcggcggtggcggcggccgtcCACAGAGAGAGGGGCGTGGCTCAGGTCGTCTCCAACGGAGACACAGACATGGGGAAAGGTATAGAAAGTGAAGAGAGAGACGAGAAGCGTGCAGAGGTTGATGGCGGAACGGAGAATCAGAGTGAGCCGCTGTGCAACGGCCACCCTGAAGAGGATGTGGTGCTGGCGTCGGCAGCGGAGGGGGGTTTCCCAGgcgtccctcccctccctgccagTACGTCAGAGGAAACGGTGCGGATGCAGCAGAGCCTGGAGGCTGACGTGGGTAGGATCTTAGAAGAGCTGGTCAAGCAGGTGATGGACGGTTGTACTGAGCCACAGCCACAGGGGCAGTCAGCATGGCCTCTTGAGCCAGAGGACGCTGCATCCCACAGAACTCACACCAACGGCTGCCTTGTTGGCACCTTGGTAGAGCCGGGGCTCAGCTGTCACTGTGGCGAGCCCCCCAAGCCCCTGGTGCCGGCCAATAAGACTGCGTCTCTCATGGAGAGCTCCACCGAGACTCTGACGGACGAGCCTTGCGGTACGCTGGAGCCAGCGGCGCCGTCGCCGCCCGGCCCCCAGACGAGCAAACCCCTGCCCCAGCCCGCCAGGATGAACGGCCTGGAGGCCAGGCAGCAGCCGGCGGTCGCCAGGACTCCCAGCGGGGCCCACAAGCGGCCCTCCCTCAGTGCCTTCCAGTCCACCAACGGCGAGGGGCTGTGCAACGGCGAGGAGCCCTGCAACGGGGCCCCCGCCTGGGCCAAGGCGGCCGCCGAGCGGGGCCCGCTGAGCAGGCAGGCCTCTCTGGCTAGCGGCGGCTCCCTGGGCCCGCAGCCCCGCGGCTTCTGCCCGCACCGCTGCACCCACATGCCCGCGGGCCGCCCGGCCGGCAGCCCCGAGCAGCAGTCCCGCCTGCACCTGGACGACGACGGGCTGACGCTGCACCCCGACGCCATCCAGCAGCGGCTGCGGCAGATGGAGGCGTGCCaccagaaggaggtggagagccTGAAGAGGCAGATGCAGGAGCTGCGCACGCGGCTGGAGAACCAGCAGCACGGGGGCTGCCCGCGGCTCAACGGAGACCAGGGAGACGAAGGG ACCTCCATTATGGACTCAGAGTACAACATGGATCCCAACTGCCTGTCCCGCTGCAGTACGGAGCTGCTGTCGGAGGCCAGCTGGGAGCAGGTGGACAAGACGGACGCGGAG GTGACCCGCTGGTACCCAGACCACCTCGCCGCCCAATGCTACCGCTGTGAGAGCCGCTTCTGGCTGGCCAGCAGGAAGCATCACTGcag gaACTGCGGTAACGTGTTCTGCGCCAGCTGCTGCGATCAGAAGATCCCCGTGCCAAGCCAGCAGCTGTTCGAGCCCAGCCGCGTGTGCAAGTCCTGCTATGGCAACCTGACGCCCTGCCCCGGCATGGGCCCCCGCCTGGCCCCGAGTCTGGGCCCCCTGGACGTGGAGCAGGACCAGGGCATCACAGTCAGCTCAGACTAA
- the mtmr3 gene encoding myotubularin-related protein 3 isoform X4, with product MEEEGQQSLECVQANQFFPKKSPVLEEENMQVPFSQLHGEFTEYVGRAEDAIIAMSNYRLHIKFKESVVNMSCCCEVSVPLQLIDNVECRDIFQLHVTCKDCKVVRCQFSTLEQCQEWLKRLSAAGRPPSSLEHLFSFAFHAWCMDVYAGEKEQHGELCRPGEHVTSWFKNEVERMGFDTQNAWRISDINSRFRLCSSYPQQLLVPAWITDKELENVAAFRSWKRFPAVVYRHVTTGAVIARCGQPEVSWWGWRNADDEHLVQSIAKACAVDGISRKHQANGGYSNGTALPDTDFESSLTNNSEVETLAIQPHKLLILDARSYAAAVANRAKGGGCECPEYYPNCEVVFMGMANIHSIRKSFQSLRFLCTQMPDPANWLSALESTKWLQHLSLLLKAALLAVNAVHRDHRPVMVHCSDGWDRTPQIVALSKMLLDPYYRTIEGFQVLVETDWLDFGHKFADRCGHGENSEDVNERCPVFLQWLDCVHQLQRQFPCSFEFNEAFLVKLVQHAYSCLFGTFLCNSGKEREDRHVQERTCSVWSLLRSGNRALCNMLYSSQSETVLHPVCHVRNLMLWTAVYLPSSSPTTPSDDSCAHYPAPGSSPEEATLGRRPKTRSFDNLPSACELGSMAAPNRRSSDPSLNEKWQDHRRSLELSCVTAGPDGGAGGPEDLEDQTDGPMYADTAEPEPQPEERGPRPQRPQSPGVPVAGPPERQEAELSVAPGVAEGQMENILREATKEEAAAAVAAAVHRERGVAQVVSNGDTDMGKGIESEERDEKRAEVDGGTENQSEPLCNGHPEEDVVLASAAEGGFPGVPPLPASTSEETVRMQQSLEADVGRILEELVKQVMDGCTEPQPQGQSAWPLEPEDAASHRTHTNGCLVGTLVEPGLSCHCGEPPKPLVPANKTASLMESSTETLTDEPCGTLEPAAPSPPGPQTSKPLPQPARMNGLEARQQPAVARTPSGAHKRPSLSAFQSTNGEGLCNGEEPCNGAPAWAKAAAERGPLSRQASLASGGSLGPQPRGFCPHRCTHMPAGRPAGSPEQQSRLHLDDDGLTLHPDAIQQRLRQMEACHQKEVESLKRQMQELRTRLENQQHGGCPRLNGDQGDEGTSIMDSEYNMDPNCLSRCSTELLSEASWEQVDKTDAEVTRWYPDHLAAQCYRCESRFWLASRKHHCSGREPVQEELR from the exons ATG gaggaggaggggcagcagAGCCTGGAGTGCGTCCAGGCCAACCAGTTCTTCCCCAAGAAGTCCCCTGTCCTGGAGGAAGAGAACATGCAG GTTCCCTTCTCCCAGCTGCATGGTGAGTTCACGGAGTATGTGGGGAGAGCGGAGGACGCCATCATCGCCATGTCCAACTACCGGCTCCATATCAAGTTCAAGGAGTCTGTGGTCAAT atgagttgttgttgtgaggTGTCT GTGCCTCTGCAGCTGATTGATAACGTGGAGTGCCGGGACATCTTCCAGCTGCACGTCACCTGTAAGGACTGTAAGGTGGTCAG GTGCCAGTTCTCCACCCTAGAGCAGTGCCAGGAGTGGCTGAAGCGGCTGAGTGCGGCGGGACGGCCCCCATCCAGCCTGGAGCACCTCTTCTCTTTCGCTTTCCACGCCTGGTGCATGGACGTCTACGCCGGGGAGAAGGAGCAGCACGGCGAGCTCTGCAGGCCAG GCGAACACGTGACGTCCTGGTTCAAGAACGAGGTGGAGCGGATGGGCTTCGACACCCAGAACGCCTGGAGGATATCAGACATCAACAGTAGATTCAG GCTGTGCTCCAGCTACCCCCAGCAGCTGCTGGTCCCAGCCTGGATCACCGACAAGGAGCTGGAGAATGTGGCCGCATTCCGGTCGTGGAAGAGGTTTCCAGCTGTGGTGTACAG GCACGTGACCACGGGGGCGGTGATCGCTCGCTGCGGCCAGCCTGAGGTGAGCTGGTGGGGCTGGAGGAATGCAGACGACGAGCACCTGGTTCAGTCCATCGCCAAGGCATGCGCTGTGGACGGCATCAGCCGAAAGCATCAGGCCAACGGCGGCTACAGCAACGGCACCGCACTGCCCGATACGGACTTCG AGTCGTCCCTGACCAACAACTCTGAGGTGGAGACGCTGGCCATCCAGCCCCACAAGCTGCTGATCCTGGACGCCCGGTCCTACGCCGCCGCCGTGGCCAACCGCGCCAAGGGGGGAGGCTGCGAGTGTCCAG AGTACTACCCCAACTGTGAGGTGGTATTCATGGGCATGGCCAACATCCACTCCATTCGCAAGAGTTTCCAGTCCCTTCGTTTTCTCTGCACCCAGATGCCTGATCCAGCCAA ctgGCTGTCGGCCCTGGAGAGCACCAAGTGGCTGCAGCACCTGTCCCTGCTGCTGAAGGCGGCGCTGCTGGCGGTCAACGCCGTGCACCGCGACCACCGGCCCGTCATGGTGCACTGCTCCGACGGCTGGGATCGCACACCCCAGATCGTGGCGCTCTCCAAGATGCTCCTGGACCCGTACTACCGCACCATCGAG ggCTTCCAGGTCCTGGTGGAGACGGACTGGCTGGACTTCGGCCACAAGTTCGCCGACCGCTGCGGCCACGGGGAGAACTCTGAGGACGTGAACGAGCGCTGCCCGGTCTTCCTGCAGTGGCTGGACTGCGTGCACCAGCTGCAGAGGCAGTTCCCCTGCTCCTTCGAGTTCAACGAGGCCTTCCTG gtgaagCTGGTGCAGCACGCCTACTCGTGTCTGTTCGGCACGTTCCTGTGCAACAGCGGTAAGGAGCGGGAGGACCGCCACGTGCAGGAGAGGACCTGCTCCGTCTGGTCCCTGCTGCGCAGCGGCAACCGCGCGCTGTGCAACATGCTCTACTCCTCGCAGTCCGAGACG GTGCTGCACCCGGTGTGCCACGTGCGTAACCTGATGCTCTGGACGGCCGTCTACCTGCCCAGCTCCTCCCCCACAACGCCCAGCGACGACTCGTGCGCGCATTACCCTGCGCCCGGCTCCAGCCCGGAGGAAGCAACTCTCGGAAG ACGCCCCAAGACCCGCTCCTTCGACAACCTGCCCAGCGCCTGCGAGCTCGGCAGCATGGCTGCCCCCAACCGGCGCTCCAGCGACCCCAGCCTCAACGAGAAGTGGCAGGACCACCGGCGCTCCCTGGAGCTCAGCTGCGTCACCGCGGGGCCCGACGGCGGAGCGGGGGGCCCGGAGGACCTGGAGGACCAGACCGACGGTCCGATGTACGCGGACACGGCCGAACCCGAGCCCCAGCCGGAGGAACGGGGACCCAGGCCGCAGCGGCCGCAGTCGCCCGGCGTCCCGGTGGCGGGGCCCCCGGAGCGGCAGGAGGCGGAGCTGTCGGTGGCGCCGGGCGTGGCGGAGGGCCAGATGGAGAACATCCTGCGAGAGGCCAccaaggaggaggcggcggcggcggtggcggcggccgtcCACAGAGAGAGGGGCGTGGCTCAGGTCGTCTCCAACGGAGACACAGACATGGGGAAAGGTATAGAAAGTGAAGAGAGAGACGAGAAGCGTGCAGAGGTTGATGGCGGAACGGAGAATCAGAGTGAGCCGCTGTGCAACGGCCACCCTGAAGAGGATGTGGTGCTGGCGTCGGCAGCGGAGGGGGGTTTCCCAGgcgtccctcccctccctgccagTACGTCAGAGGAAACGGTGCGGATGCAGCAGAGCCTGGAGGCTGACGTGGGTAGGATCTTAGAAGAGCTGGTCAAGCAGGTGATGGACGGTTGTACTGAGCCACAGCCACAGGGGCAGTCAGCATGGCCTCTTGAGCCAGAGGACGCTGCATCCCACAGAACTCACACCAACGGCTGCCTTGTTGGCACCTTGGTAGAGCCGGGGCTCAGCTGTCACTGTGGCGAGCCCCCCAAGCCCCTGGTGCCGGCCAATAAGACTGCGTCTCTCATGGAGAGCTCCACCGAGACTCTGACGGACGAGCCTTGCGGTACGCTGGAGCCAGCGGCGCCGTCGCCGCCCGGCCCCCAGACGAGCAAACCCCTGCCCCAGCCCGCCAGGATGAACGGCCTGGAGGCCAGGCAGCAGCCGGCGGTCGCCAGGACTCCCAGCGGGGCCCACAAGCGGCCCTCCCTCAGTGCCTTCCAGTCCACCAACGGCGAGGGGCTGTGCAACGGCGAGGAGCCCTGCAACGGGGCCCCCGCCTGGGCCAAGGCGGCCGCCGAGCGGGGCCCGCTGAGCAGGCAGGCCTCTCTGGCTAGCGGCGGCTCCCTGGGCCCGCAGCCCCGCGGCTTCTGCCCGCACCGCTGCACCCACATGCCCGCGGGCCGCCCGGCCGGCAGCCCCGAGCAGCAGTCCCGCCTGCACCTGGACGACGACGGGCTGACGCTGCACCCCGACGCCATCCAGCAGCGGCTGCGGCAGATGGAGGCGTGCCaccagaaggaggtggagagccTGAAGAGGCAGATGCAGGAGCTGCGCACGCGGCTGGAGAACCAGCAGCACGGGGGCTGCCCGCGGCTCAACGGAGACCAGGGAGACGAAGGG ACCTCCATTATGGACTCAGAGTACAACATGGATCCCAACTGCCTGTCCCGCTGCAGTACGGAGCTGCTGTCGGAGGCCAGCTGGGAGCAGGTGGACAAGACGGACGCGGAG GTGACCCGCTGGTACCCAGACCACCTCGCCGCCCAATGCTACCGCTGTGAGAGCCGCTTCTGGCTGGCCAGCAGGAAGCATCACTGcag TGGAAGAGAGCCTGTCCAGGAG gaACTGCGGTAA